One Erinaceus europaeus unplaced genomic scaffold, mEriEur2.1 scaffold_605, whole genome shotgun sequence DNA segment encodes these proteins:
- the LOC103118474 gene encoding olfactory receptor 5V1-like has translation MGPYEMNNQTYVTEFIFLGFSNHPQLRGLFFLIFLVIYLITLLGNMLIITATKITPALHTPMYYFLSNLSFLDICYTSTTVPIMLVNFFRERKTISYEGCLSQIFFLVTCAGSECVLLAAMAYDRYVAICHPLQYPILMSAKVCVCLVTGSWLCGLVNSVTHTALAATLTLCGPNQISHFLCDIPLILKLSCSDTSVNESVLHVASATIGLSPCLFTAVSYTLIISAILRIPSAQGRSKAFSTCASHLTVVVVFYGTANFNYDRPREGYSLDMDILVSVLFCVMTPMLNPIIYSLRNKEVKGALWKLTGECVFPGNIKSS, from the coding sequence ATGGGACCATATGAAATGAACAACCAAACATATGTTACTGAATTCATCTTCTTGGGGTTTTCCAACCACCCTCAACTACGGGGCTTATTCTTCTTGATCTTCCTTGTCATTTACCTGATAACCCTCCTAGGAAACATGCTCATCATAACAGCCACCAAGATTACTCCTGCTCTCCACACTCCAATGTATTATTTCCTCAGTAACTTGAGCTTCTTGGACATCTGCTACACATCCACCACAGTCCCAATCATGCTGGTGAACTTCTTCCGGGAGAGGAAGACCATCTCCTATGAAGGCTGCCTTTCCCAGATCTTTTTCCTTGTGACTTGTGCTGGCTCTGAATGTGTTTTATTGGCTGCTATGGCTTATGACCGCTATGTTGCCATCTGTCACCCTCTTCAATACCCAATTCTCATGAGTGCCAAGGTTTGTGTCTGTCTGGTGACCGGGTCCTGGCTGTGTGGGCTGGTGAATTCTGTGACACACACAGCACTGGCAGCCACACTCACTCTGTGTGGGCCTAACCAGATCAGCCACTTTCTCTGTGACATCCCATTGATCCTGAAGCTGTCCTGTTCAGACACCTCTGTCAATGAGTCTGTGCTCCATGTGGCCAGTGCCACCATTGGCCTGAGCCCCTGCCTGTTTACTGCAGTGTCCTACACACTCATCATCTCTGCCATCTTGAGGATTCCCTCTGCTCAGGGCAGGAGCAAGGCCTTCTCGACCTGTGCATCCCACCTCACTGTGGTGGTGGTCTTCTATGGAACAGCCAATTTCAACTATGACCGGCCCAGGGAAGGCTACTCCCTGGACATGGACATTCTGGTGTCTGTGCTCTTCTGTGTTATGACCCCCATGTTAAACCCCATCATCTACAGCCTGAGAAACAAGGAGGTCAAGGGTGCACTGTGGAAGCTGACAGGAGAATGTGTGTTCCCTGGAAACATTAAATCATCTTGA